A genomic segment from Myxococcus stipitatus encodes:
- the ddpX gene encoding D-alanyl-D-alanine dipeptidase produces MTTRTWGVVLGLSMGSAALAEDAKPPAPKPAPSAKPPGAKASALVDATTVVTDLALDLRYATADNFLKRQVYPDTARCLLLPESARRLKAAADVLRPKGYRLKVYDCYRPRAVQWEMWKIMPVPGYVADPRKGSNHNRGGAVDLTLVTLEGKEVEMPTPFDTFTPEAHHGYAGGTEASRQHREVLREAMEGAGFTPNRMEWWHYDLPDAKSRPVLDVPFTAEK; encoded by the coding sequence ATGACGACGCGGACGTGGGGGGTGGTGCTGGGCCTGTCGATGGGGAGCGCGGCGCTCGCCGAGGACGCGAAGCCGCCGGCGCCGAAGCCCGCCCCGTCCGCGAAGCCTCCGGGCGCGAAGGCCTCCGCGTTGGTGGACGCGACCACGGTGGTGACGGACCTGGCGCTGGACCTGCGCTACGCGACGGCGGACAACTTCCTCAAGCGCCAGGTGTACCCGGACACGGCGCGGTGCCTGCTGCTGCCGGAGTCCGCGCGCAGGCTGAAGGCGGCGGCGGACGTGCTGCGGCCCAAGGGCTACCGGCTGAAGGTCTATGACTGCTACCGGCCCCGCGCGGTGCAGTGGGAGATGTGGAAGATCATGCCCGTGCCCGGCTACGTGGCGGACCCTCGCAAGGGCTCCAACCACAACCGGGGCGGGGCGGTGGACCTGACGCTGGTGACGCTGGAGGGCAAGGAGGTGGAGATGCCCACGCCCTTCGACACCTTCACGCCCGAGGCCCACCACGGCTACGCCGGAGGCACCGAGGCGTCGCGCCAGCACCGCGAGGTCCTCCGCGAGGCGATGGAGGGCGCGGGCTTCACGCCCAACCGCATGGAGTGGTGGCACTACGACCTGCCGGACGCGAAGTCCCGGCCCGTGCTGGACGTCCCCTTCACGGCGGAGAAGTAG
- the queC gene encoding 7-cyano-7-deazaguanine synthase QueC, translating into MTKRAVVLFSGGLDSTTCVAMAKARGFEPVCLSVAYGQRHAVELRKAREVAAALGVGDFREVSIDLRQVGGSALTADIDVPKDRPADEMSHGIPVTYVPARNALFLSLALGLAEVVGSTDIFIGVNAVDYSGYPDCRPEFIRSFEAMANLATKAGAEGARFTVHAPLSGLSKADIIREGVKLGIDYGLTHSCYDPDAQGRACGRCDSCLLRKKGFEEAGVPDPTRYTVGA; encoded by the coding sequence ATGACGAAGCGGGCGGTGGTGCTGTTCTCGGGAGGGCTGGACTCCACGACGTGCGTGGCCATGGCGAAGGCGCGTGGCTTCGAGCCGGTGTGCCTGTCGGTGGCGTATGGACAGCGCCACGCGGTGGAGCTGCGCAAGGCGCGCGAGGTGGCCGCCGCGCTGGGGGTGGGGGACTTCCGCGAGGTGTCCATCGACCTGCGGCAGGTGGGCGGCTCGGCCCTCACCGCGGACATCGACGTGCCCAAGGACCGGCCCGCGGACGAGATGAGCCACGGCATCCCCGTGACGTACGTGCCCGCGCGCAACGCGCTGTTCCTCTCCCTGGCCCTGGGGCTGGCGGAGGTGGTGGGCTCCACCGACATCTTCATCGGCGTCAACGCGGTGGACTACAGCGGCTACCCGGACTGTCGGCCGGAGTTCATCCGCTCCTTCGAGGCCATGGCCAACCTGGCCACCAAGGCGGGCGCCGAGGGCGCGCGCTTCACGGTGCACGCGCCGCTGTCCGGGCTGAGCAAGGCGGACATCATCCGCGAGGGCGTGAAGCTGGGCATCGACTACGGCCTGACGCACTCCTGCTACGACCCGGACGCGCAAGGCCGCGCGTGTGGCCGGTGCGACAGCTGCCTGCTGCGCAAGAAGGGCTTCGAGGAGGCGGGCGTTCCGGACCCGACGCGCTACACGGTGGGGGCATGA
- a CDS encoding YfbK domain-containing protein — MKSATPRWLCCLLLLLALPASGQEGTVAGTVLHSSSQQPLPGVRVSATSPVLQAERATTTDAQGRYALRLPPGRYALRFEKEAFASVTRADVEVRAGQRLEQPVSLAPTLAVASSSAFQPLAPFAPPLRLESDGVAWMAAPRTGDIRDRAPPWAMPQTPVLQMDSANQFSLMFPGGKPLRDSDTRGHGVNPTIDTEEERVSTYTFQVSTASYALTRGYLERESLPAEESVRVEDFVNSFDLGASGEQVGPFLLAVEGFPSPGRKGYHVVRVSACAREDFTDVGVQLEFERGAVARYRLVGYENQSATPEPPPDDEEVTPVPMAKGACVTAIYEVKLLRPAIAFGTLRILYEQGENTMWRRVQMLMPSSTLRSSAAKAAPATRLAYVAAAFAEKLRGSYWTRTLDWARLQALWGEVGAPLTERPDVVELGALIRKAGALDQRKDRYGPASSLSSMDADNVPGPGK, encoded by the coding sequence ATGAAGTCCGCGACCCCGCGTTGGCTCTGCTGCCTGCTCCTGCTCCTCGCCCTCCCGGCGTCGGGCCAGGAGGGAACCGTCGCGGGCACCGTGCTCCATTCGTCGAGCCAGCAGCCGCTGCCTGGCGTGAGGGTGTCCGCGACGTCGCCCGTGCTCCAGGCCGAGCGCGCCACCACCACGGACGCCCAGGGCCGCTACGCGCTGCGCCTGCCGCCCGGTCGCTATGCCCTGCGCTTCGAGAAGGAGGCCTTCGCCTCCGTCACGCGCGCGGACGTCGAGGTGAGGGCGGGGCAGCGGCTCGAGCAGCCCGTGTCGCTCGCCCCCACGCTGGCCGTGGCGTCCAGCTCCGCCTTCCAACCCCTGGCGCCCTTCGCGCCGCCGCTCCGGCTGGAGTCCGACGGCGTCGCCTGGATGGCCGCGCCGCGCACCGGCGACATCCGCGACCGGGCGCCGCCCTGGGCGATGCCGCAGACGCCCGTCCTCCAGATGGACAGCGCCAACCAGTTCTCGCTGATGTTCCCCGGGGGCAAGCCCCTGCGGGACTCGGACACGCGGGGCCATGGCGTCAACCCGACCATCGACACGGAGGAGGAGCGCGTCTCGACGTACACCTTCCAGGTGAGCACGGCCTCGTATGCGCTGACGCGCGGCTACCTGGAGCGGGAGTCGCTCCCCGCCGAGGAGTCGGTGCGCGTGGAGGACTTCGTCAACAGCTTCGACCTGGGGGCGTCCGGGGAGCAGGTGGGCCCCTTCCTCCTCGCGGTGGAGGGGTTCCCGTCACCGGGCCGCAAGGGCTACCACGTGGTGCGCGTGAGCGCCTGCGCGCGGGAGGACTTCACGGACGTGGGCGTGCAGCTGGAGTTCGAGCGCGGCGCGGTGGCGCGCTACCGGCTGGTGGGCTACGAGAACCAGAGCGCGACGCCCGAGCCGCCCCCGGACGACGAGGAGGTGACGCCCGTCCCCATGGCGAAGGGCGCGTGCGTCACCGCCATCTACGAGGTGAAGCTGCTGCGGCCGGCCATCGCCTTCGGCACGCTGCGCATCCTCTACGAGCAGGGCGAGAACACCATGTGGCGCCGGGTGCAGATGCTGATGCCGTCCAGCACCCTGCGCTCCAGCGCGGCGAAGGCCGCCCCCGCCACGCGGCTGGCCTACGTGGCCGCGGCCTTCGCGGAGAAGCTCCGGGGTTCGTACTGGACGCGCACCCTCGACTGGGCGCGGCTGCAGGCCCTCTGGGGGGAGGTGGGCGCGCCGCTGACGGAGCGGCCGGACGTGGTGGAGCTGGGCGCGCTCATCCGGAAGGCCGGCGCGCTGGACCAGCGCAAGGACCGCTACGGGCCCGCGTCGTCGCTGTCCAGCATGGACGCGGACAACGTCCCGGGACCGGGGAAGTAG
- a CDS encoding response regulator transcription factor produces the protein MTQSIPTILLVEDDPNLRLALRDSLEHQGGYAVEEAASVREAREHLGRRAFQLILLDVMLPDGDGYSLCRALREEGVTSPVLMLTARTLEDDVVRGFEAGAQDYLGKPYRLRELLARVGALVRRAGGGAPAKRVRFGGFKLDLDRRKVETPEGAAVELTRTEFDLLAFLVREKERVLRRDDILDAVWGRDVVVDPHTVDNFVSSLKKKLGWNSASRFSIQTVRGVGYRMEIESP, from the coding sequence ATGACCCAGTCCATCCCCACCATCCTCCTGGTCGAGGACGACCCCAACCTGCGGCTCGCGCTGCGCGACAGCCTGGAGCACCAGGGCGGCTACGCCGTGGAGGAGGCCGCCAGCGTGCGCGAGGCGCGCGAGCACCTGGGCCGCCGCGCCTTCCAGCTCATCCTGCTCGACGTCATGCTCCCGGACGGGGACGGCTACTCGCTGTGCCGCGCCCTGCGCGAGGAGGGCGTCACCAGCCCAGTGTTGATGCTCACCGCGCGCACGCTGGAGGACGACGTGGTGCGAGGCTTCGAGGCGGGCGCGCAGGACTACCTGGGCAAGCCCTACCGGCTGCGCGAGCTGCTGGCGCGGGTGGGGGCGCTCGTGCGGCGCGCGGGGGGCGGCGCGCCCGCGAAGCGGGTGCGCTTCGGCGGCTTCAAGCTGGACCTGGACCGGCGCAAGGTGGAGACGCCGGAGGGCGCGGCGGTGGAGTTGACGCGCACCGAGTTCGACCTGCTCGCCTTCCTGGTGCGGGAGAAGGAGCGCGTGCTGCGCCGGGACGACATCCTCGACGCGGTGTGGGGCCGCGACGTCGTCGTCGACCCCCACACCGTGGACAACTTCGTCTCCAGCCTGAAGAAGAAGCTCGGCTGGAACAGCGCCTCGCGCTTCTCCATCCAGACGGTGCGCGGGGTGGGCTACCGCATGGAGATAGAGTCCCCCTGA
- a CDS encoding sensor histidine kinase gives MSRRLLPMLVAMLVGLVGLAWGLGSLQRIFANEREDARQSLQSRREALEQYARASLTQSLRERLEAARPALDAAVGDPLAPAAGLYLRERGVQVLPRLALHDTGDTTPARERYARLRAGTEVADDLEDPWAERLARTRAVEAALARGDRRGSTVALMALLQHRAQYVLASTRDVPGLLLVLESLAERGDPVPQLMHALVRDGLADGKGGRMEGLQRLVLSRRSRFTPADFAFLRERVAALSQRVGAPVDDFEARARELADAPLALPESLPGPALVRPGWYLEPRGGNQVRGVAVDATALLEALTREMRERGLLDTQGRVRLLGDAALLPLEGLPLSVDTPEWARAEDALERRYRLKTGMVVVCAGLALGIAALAFLAQHRKYRFLELKSDFVATVSHELRTPLASIRLLAETLEWRLAEGAEARDYPARIVREADGLGFLVENLLSFNRIDKGRWVPRLEPVRVDELVSLLRRDLESWSKVPVALEAQVGELSLRADAQLVRLLLSNLARNACAYNTRDPVRLRIEALPGGRVRFSDNGVGIPAADWERVFGEFVRLPGQGREVPGSGLGLALCRRIMRLHGGTLRVVASSPEGTTFELTFPPTATT, from the coding sequence ATGTCCCGCCGGCTGCTGCCCATGCTCGTCGCGATGCTGGTCGGCCTGGTGGGGCTGGCCTGGGGGCTGGGGTCCCTGCAGCGCATCTTCGCCAACGAGCGCGAGGACGCGCGCCAGTCGCTCCAGTCGCGGCGCGAGGCGCTGGAGCAGTACGCGCGCGCGTCGCTGACGCAGTCGCTCCGGGAGCGGCTGGAGGCGGCCCGGCCCGCCCTGGACGCGGCGGTCGGCGACCCGCTGGCCCCGGCCGCGGGCCTGTACCTGCGCGAGCGGGGAGTCCAGGTGCTGCCCCGGCTCGCGCTCCACGACACCGGGGACACCACGCCCGCCCGGGAGCGCTACGCGCGGCTGCGCGCGGGCACGGAGGTGGCGGACGACCTGGAGGACCCGTGGGCGGAGCGCCTGGCCCGGACGCGCGCGGTGGAGGCCGCGCTCGCGCGAGGCGACCGGCGCGGCTCCACGGTGGCGCTGATGGCGCTGCTCCAGCACCGCGCGCAGTACGTGCTCGCCTCCACGCGCGACGTGCCGGGCCTCCTCCTGGTGCTGGAGTCGCTGGCGGAGCGCGGAGATCCGGTGCCGCAGTTGATGCACGCGCTGGTGCGTGACGGGCTGGCGGACGGCAAGGGCGGGCGCATGGAGGGGCTCCAGCGCCTGGTGCTGTCGCGCCGCTCGCGCTTCACGCCGGCGGACTTCGCCTTCCTGCGCGAGCGCGTGGCCGCGCTGTCCCAGCGGGTGGGCGCGCCGGTGGATGACTTCGAGGCGCGGGCCCGCGAGCTGGCGGACGCGCCGCTGGCCCTGCCGGAGTCGCTCCCGGGGCCCGCCCTGGTGCGCCCGGGCTGGTACCTGGAGCCGCGCGGAGGCAACCAGGTGCGCGGCGTGGCGGTGGACGCCACCGCGCTGCTGGAGGCGCTCACGCGAGAGATGCGCGAGCGCGGCCTGCTGGACACCCAGGGGCGGGTGCGGCTGTTGGGGGACGCGGCGCTGCTCCCGTTGGAGGGGTTGCCCCTGTCCGTCGACACGCCGGAGTGGGCGCGAGCGGAGGACGCGCTGGAGCGGCGCTACCGGCTCAAGACGGGCATGGTGGTGGTGTGCGCGGGGCTGGCGCTGGGCATCGCGGCGCTGGCCTTCCTCGCGCAGCACCGCAAGTACCGCTTCCTGGAGCTCAAGAGCGACTTCGTGGCCACCGTGTCCCACGAGCTGCGCACGCCCCTGGCCTCCATCCGCCTCCTGGCGGAGACGCTGGAGTGGCGGCTGGCGGAGGGCGCCGAGGCGCGGGACTACCCGGCGCGCATCGTCCGCGAGGCGGATGGCCTGGGCTTCCTGGTGGAGAACCTGCTGTCCTTCAACCGCATCGACAAGGGCCGCTGGGTGCCCCGGCTGGAGCCGGTGCGCGTGGACGAGCTGGTGTCGCTGCTGCGCAGGGATTTGGAGTCCTGGTCGAAGGTGCCCGTGGCGCTGGAGGCCCAGGTGGGCGAGCTGTCGCTGCGCGCCGACGCCCAGCTGGTGCGGCTGCTGCTCTCCAACCTGGCGCGCAACGCGTGCGCGTACAACACGCGCGACCCCGTGCGCCTGCGCATCGAGGCGCTGCCCGGCGGCCGGGTGCGCTTCAGCGACAACGGAGTGGGCATCCCCGCGGCGGACTGGGAGCGCGTCTTCGGCGAGTTCGTCCGGCTGCCCGGCCAGGGCCGCGAGGTGCCGGGCAGCGGCCTGGGGCTCGCGCTGTGCCGCCGCATCATGCGCCTGCATGGCGGTACGCTGCGCGTGGTGGCCTCCAGCCCCGAGGGCACCACCTTCGAGCTCACCTTCCCACCCACCGCGACGACATGA